Proteins co-encoded in one Seriola aureovittata isolate HTS-2021-v1 ecotype China chromosome 1, ASM2101889v1, whole genome shotgun sequence genomic window:
- the znf408 gene encoding zinc finger protein 408, producing the protein MACLPPPVPSALASFLSSLLPRGFAVGPSHLCEGRLGLWWVGRSLEAGSLLGREGDTEWTWSYHTDLMTHSREGELTTESKTGQTKNTEAEKVLIEIAANKEALLEKAVWINFACQVRSRAQQNAAVQCACVEVCVGECVDVCLRVCEDVQPGTELLLYDETVGKTETTNKPDKQSNSTAQDTDNKVEHKESQEKEETDDKQKERTQEEEEGEECRNPHRCIKRSHPTRHRGKRRVQRIPDSDGRRESGTDSQTDRADAVNDITAAGEHTDSSGRVPSAGDRQSHCNSPDSQSDSRGLSAPPTVRCSSRLAAKPRRVHCVTSRLKRPPARPDPPTQTEGQSRSCAEGATPVPEKEVSMKIQLHADAEAVAAAPAWHPEIRERRYRCSSCGKKFYQLGHLKKHQFSHSEEKPFNCQECGKNYTSAESFRAHQMSHRGERPFSCPHCEKTYGLKRDLKEHMVLHTGEKPYTCEQCGKAFARRPSLRIHRLLHCSRMIYTQPPKVQCTLCPKLLANFGSLRNHMKLHTGEKPHICQYCGKCFSQKGNLECHLRIHSGEKPYPCSECNQSFSQKPELRRHMLSHTGGGFLCSYCGKSLRDPHSLKSHERLHTGERPHRCPVCGKGYTLATKLRRHIKSSHLMEKPYSCHCGASYTVRQSLLRHQAQHRTEGGTLEEVEGGHGEETNSSKKDAVQELAALSSSHPKPIRGRPKKNSLPHGAGEKEAGEVKRRRGRGKVEEKEVRQIQEDETSGGGDGEASSNVQHAVVYVHTDNLSTPSSNPLLLASENSLPAGTGQELVEVVISEGAEQCIVVHGQQTVGELLILQEEGNGLCSVAQTVEINTM; encoded by the exons ATGgcctgtcttcctcctcccgTCCCGTCTGCTCTGGCCTCATTTCTCTCCTCGTTGCTTCCCCGTGGCTTCGCCGTAGGGCCTTCACATCTCTGTGAGGGCAGGCTGGGGCTGTGGTGGGTTGGCCGCTCACTGGAGGCTGGATCCCtgctggggagggagggggacacAGAATGGACCTGGAGTTATCACACCGACCTGATGACTCACAGTCGAGAGGGTGAACTCACGACAGAGTCCAAAACAGGTCAGACCAAAAACACCGAAGCAGAAAAG GTACTGATAGAGATCGCAGCAAATAAGGAGGCTCTTCTGGAAAAAGCTGTCTGGATTAA CTTTGCCTGCCAGGTGCGAAGCAGAGCCCAGCAGAACGCGGCAGTGCAGTGTGCGtgtgtagaggtgtgtgtgggcgagtgtgtggatgtgtgtctgcgtgtgtgtgaggacgTCCAGCCGGgaacagagctgctgttgtatGATGAAACTGTTGGAAAAACTGAGACGACAAACAAACCTGACAAACAGAGCAACTCCACGGCACAAGACACAG ATAACAAGGTTGAACACAAAGAAAGCCAAGAAAAGGAAGAGACGGATGACAAACAAAAGGAGAGaacacaggaggaagaggagggggaagagtGCAGAAACCCCCACAGGTGCATCAAGAGGAGTCACCCAACCAGACacagggggaagaggagagtcCAGAGAATCCCGGACAGTGATGGACGGCGGGAGAGTGGCACTGATAGTCAAACAGACAGAGCTGACGCCGTCAACGACATCACGgcagcaggtgaacacacagacagctcaGGTAGAGTCCCGTCTGCTGGGGACAGACAGTCACACTGTAACTCTCCAGACAGTCAGTCTGACTCCCGAGGCCTCTCTGCACCCCCCACTGTCCGCTGCAGCTCCCGTCTGGCTGCGAAACCACGTCGTGTTCACTGTGTGACCAGCCGGTTGAAGCGACCCCCCGCCCGCCCCGACCCACCTACACAGACGGAGGGACAGAGCCGGAGCTGCGCTGAGGGCGCCACGCCCGTCCCAGAAAAGGAGGTTTCCATGAAGATACAGTTACACGCCGATGCTGAGGCTGTCGCGGCAGCTCCGGCGTGGCACCCCGAGATCAGAGAGAGGCGGTACAGATGTTCCAGCTGCGGTAAAAAGTTCTACCAGCTCGGCCACTTAAAGAAACACCAGTTCAGTCACTCAGAGGAGAAACCCTTCAACTGCCAGGAGTGTGGGAAAAACTACACCTCTGCAGAGAGCTTCAGGGCCCACCAG ATGAGTCACCGTGGGGAGCGTCCGTTCTCCTGTCCTCACTGTGAGAAGACCTACGGACTGAAGCGGGACCTGAAGGAGCACATGGTGCTGCATACCGGAGAAAAGCCGTACACCTGTGAGCAATGTGGAAAGGCGTTTGCACGCCGCCCCTCCCTACGCATCCACCGCCTCCTTCACTGCAGCAGAATGATCTACACACAGCCTCCGAAG GTGCAGTGCACACTCTGCCCCAAGCTGCTGGCTAACTTCGGCTCTCTCAGGAACCACATGAAGCTCCACACAGGGGAGAAACCTCACATCTGTCAGTACTGTGGGAAGTGCTTCAGTCAGAAAG gaaACCTTGAGTGCCATTTGAGAATTCACAGTGGAGAGAAGCCATATCCCTGCTCCGAGTGCAACCAGAGTTTCTCCCAGAAGCCAGAGCTCCGTCGGCACATGTTGTCCCACACCGGAGGAGGTTTTCTCTGCAGCTACTGTGGAAAATCCCTGAGGGACCCGCACAGCCTGAAATCCCACGAGAGACTGCACACTGGAGAGAGGCCACATCGGTGCCCTGTCTGCGGAAAAG GCTACACGTTGGCGACCAAGTTGAGGAGACACATAAAGTCGTCTCACCTGATGGAGAAGCCGTACAGCTGCCACTGCGGCGCTTCATATACTGTGAGACAAAGTCTGCTGAGGCACCAAGCTCAGCacaggacagagggaggaactctggaggaggtggaaggaggACACGGGGAGGAGACGAACAGCAGCAAGAAAGACGCTGTGCAGGAGTTAGCGGCTTTAAGCTCCAGTCACCCGaaaccaatcagaggcagacCCAAAAAGAACTCCCTCCCTCACGGGGCAGGAGAGAAGGAGGCTGGTGAAGTGAAGCGGAGAAGGGGACGAGGGAAAGTGGAGGAAAAGGAGGTGAGGCAGATTCAAGAGGATGAAAcctcaggaggaggagatggagaggctTCAAGTAACGTCCAACACGCCGTCGTCTACGTCCACACAGACAACCTGTCCACGCCGAGCTCCAACCCTCTGCTCCTCGCCTCGGAAAACTCGCTGCCCGCAGGGACGGggcaggagctggtggaggtcGTGATATCAGAGGGCGCAGAGCAGTGCATTGTGGTCCACGGGCAGCAGACGGTAGGGGAGCTGCTGATCTTACAGGAGGAAGGGAACGGACTCTGCTCTGTGGCTCAGACCGTTGAGATAAACACCATGTAG